Below is a window of 'Nostoc azollae' 0708 DNA.
TGTTAGAAGAAAGTATGTGAATTAGAACTCACACAGGATATATTATCTCAAACTCTTATTTCTCCAGGGCGAACCTATGTAAATATAGTACTTATATACTAAGGAATGAGAAAGGTAGGGAGGGCTGATGATATAGAGGTTGACCAATGAGGCTCTGATGGTAAAGTCATTGTAAAAGTAGAAGAAGAAAGTCCCAAAAAGTGTGAAGCTCAAGCCCACAATCACGATTACTGACCACGTTGCACAGATGGAAGATCCAAGAGTAGAGGGGAGGAAACGACACAAGTTAATTGACATTCTTACCATTGGAATTTGTGCAGTAATTTGTGGAGCAGATAGTTGGGTGGCAATTGAACTCTATGGCTGCACAAAATATGAGTGGTTAAAAACCTTTTTAGAACTAGGAAATGGGCTCCGGTCCCAGGACACATTTGGAAGGGTATTTACACAATTGAATCCGCAATAATTTCAAAATTGTTTCTTGAACTGGATGAAATCAGTACATAAGATAAGGGATGGTGAAGTTGTGGCAATTGACGGAAAAACTTTATGTGGTTCTCATGGTAAAAATAGTGACTAGAGTGCAATCCAAATGGTAAGTGCATGGGCAACTACAAATAAATTAGTGTTGGGACAGGTGAACGTGCATGAGAAATCAAATGAAATTACAGCAATTCCCGAATTATTAAAGGTTTTAGAATTAGCTGGATGTATTGTCAGGATTGATGCCATCAGGTGTCACAAAGACATAGTAAAGTTAATTACGCAAGAAAATGCAGATTATGTAATTACTTTAAAAAAGAACCAAGGTAATCTGTATGAGTCAGTAGAACAGCTATTTAAGTCAGGGATAAGTACAGGTTTTCAAGAGCTTCGATATAGCAAATATAAACCCGAAGAAACAGGGCATGGTCTTCATGGAATCCGCAATTATGTGATGTTACCTGGAATTGGGTTTCAGCTTGACCCTGATTCAGTTTGGTCAAATCTCAAAAGTGTTGGGATGGTAGAACCTATCGGACAAGTGGATGATAAAACAACAGTAGAGACTCTTTGTTTTATTAGTAGTCTTGAGTTAAATACAGAACAATTGGCTAATTCTGCCTGCAGCCATTGGGCAATAGAAAATTCATTGCGTTGGGTATTAGATGTAGCTTTAAAACAAGATGACTGCCGGATTAGGAAAGATAATGCTCCACAAAACTTTGCAGTAATGCGCCAGATAGCAGTCAATCTTTTGGGTAAAGAGAACCCCGTGAAGCGGGGGATAAAAAATAAACAGTTTTTGGCAGCAATGGATAATAACTCTTGAGAAAGAGTTTTAGCTTTAGCCTCAACTAACTTGTCAACAATTTACTTAATATTTTCTTCTACTTATTTTTACAGATAAGTTTACTTATTTATGGATGAATAGTTAGCTCATTTATCCTTAGCTAAGGGTTATTCAATTGGAGATAAGCTAATTCATCGCTTAATAAAAAAGTGATTGATTTTGTTTATATATCCATCAAGCTTTGCACTTATATATATAGATGATTTTAAAATCCTCATTAGTTTTTATTAGGAAATAAGGTGCGTTTCCCCTGCTTATTTCTCTGCGTTCTCTGCGCCTCTGCGGTTCGTTATATCAAAAGTTAGATCCCCAACTTTTCCCAAATATCAGGGATCTAAATATTAGCTACCCAGTAATGGTCCCAGTCAAAGGAGAACTAGCACTAGCATAGTCTTTCATCGGCATCCTTCCCGCTAAATAAGCCATACGGCCCGCTACAGTTGCTAAATTCATCGCATAAGCCATTGCTGGGGAATTTTCAGCCAGTGCGATCGCACTATTAATTAACAACGCATCCGCACCTAATTCCATCGCTTGTGCAGCATCCGAAGGCTCACCAATACCAGCATCTACCACCACAGGTATCGTGGCATTTTCAATAATAATCTGAATATTGGCAGTAGTTTTCAGCCCTTGTCCTGAACCAATAGGCGCTGCTAGAGGCATCACCGTTGCAGAACCAACATCTTCTAAACGCTTGGCTAACATCGGGTCTGCATTAATATAAGGTAAAACAGCAAAACCTTCTTTTACCAATTGTTCTGCAGCTTGCAAAGTGCCAATCGGATCTGGAAGCAAATACTTAGAATCAGGTATAACTTCTAACTTGACAAAATTATTATCTTCCTGTCCTAATAACTTTGCCATTTCCCGTCCTAAGCGTGCCACTCGAATCGCTTCTTCCGCAGTTTGACAGCCAGCAGTATTAGGCAACATCCAGATTTTACCCCAATCTAAAGCTTCCGCTAAACCTTCATGTCCCGGTGCATTGGTTTGTACCCGTCGCACTGCTACCGTCACAATTTGACAACCACTAGCAGCAACGCTTTTCTGCATGACCCCAGTGCTGCGATATTTACCAGTTCCCGTGATCAAACGAGAGTGAAAAGTTTTACCAGCAATTATTAATCCTGAATCTTGCAGTTTCAGCTCCGCAGCTTGTAGAGATAAATTTTTACTATGTCCGTTAGTGAAATTAGCAGGATGAGTAAGCATGGATGTTGTCGTAGATGACTGGTTTTGAAAGCGCGAATAATGGAAATTAGTTAAAAGAGGATCAGTTTTTTGTGACAAAATCAAATCACCAATTAACACGGCTGTGACTGGTGCAAGCAAAATACCATTGCGATGATGACCAGTAGCGAAGGTTAAGTTTCTACAGTGACTATCGCCTAAAATCGGTAATTCATCGGGGGTAGCAGGGCGAAATCCCCACCACATTTCTTGGATGGGATAATTTTGTAATTGTGGAAACAGACGAGTTGCAGCTTGGAGTAAACTTTGAATCCCCGCTGGTGTGTTATCGGGAGTAAAACCCACATCTTCACTAGTTGCCCCTAAAATTATAGAGCGATAGCTACGCTCGCCGCTGACAACGCGACGGGGGACAATATAAATATTGTCACCAAATAACACCCGCGTCAAAGGTAATTCTGTCACAAATTCTGGTACTCCCAAACGCAGCATTTGGCCTTTGCGGGGACGCACTGGTAAAGGTAATAATTGATTTACCCAAGCACCAGCGGCTAAAAGATAATGGTCAGCACGAAGTAAACCAATGTTAGTTTGAACACCTATAACTTCTCCTTGCTGTTGAGCGATCGCTTCTACTGTTACTCCATCCTTGAATTCCACACCCAAAGACACAGCCGCATTCCGCAAAACTTTGACCAAAGCCCGATTATCAACTTGCCCGTCTTCAGGATACCACCAGCCGCCAAGTACATCCACTCCCAAACCTGGCTGATATTCGTGAATGGGATCTTTGTCTAACCAATAAGCTGGGGACTGGGGACTGGGAATAAATTCTTTTTTCACCTCTGCTCCCCTGCTCCCCCGGTCAGCGTAAGGGATTGCTCTTTGGCTGACTTCATGCTCCCCTGGTTTTTTATACAATGGTGCGAGGATGCCACAAGGCCAATAACCTGTATTTAAACCCGTCAATTCTTCTAATTTGCTTGTCCAGTCGGGATATAAAGCACGCGCTCGCCAACACAAAGACAACATCGCTTCATTGGCGATATTTTCTGCATCAGGAGCTAACATTCCTGCGGCAGCATAGCTGGCAGCAGCAGAGTGATCACGGCAAAGTACAGTCACATTTGCACCACGTAATTTCATCTCCACAGCGCAAGCCAACCCGATAATGCCACCACCAATAATTAAAACGTCGCTAGTCATTAGTCAATAGTCATTAGTTATAAGTCATATATAATTACATAACTCATAACTAATAACTTATTTACTCAAGACTAAGAACTCAAGACTCAGAACTTACCACAAAGCACGAATAGGTTCTTGGTCTTGATTCGTATTACCTGAATTTGAGCTAGTCTCAGTTGTGGAATTATCATTATTGGTGTCTTGTGCATTACCAAGCGTTCCAATCGGCTCAGTAGAAGCGTTATTTTGAGCTACACTGGTTCGGCTGGTATCATCAGAAAAACCATTCCCGTTGGCAGTTGCAGAATTATTCCCGTTAGCAGTTGCAGAATTATTTCTAGTAGCCGTTTCAGCATCATCCCTAGTAGCTGTGCTATTAACATTAATATTAGCCGGAAGAACCCTAGATGCTCTGCGTCCAGGTGGAACATTAGCAGTTTGCTGTCCACCCATTGGAAAATTAATCCCTAGGAAAGTACCTAGTAAAATTGCCACACCACCAGCCATCAAAATCAAGGGTGTCCATCTACCCATCTTGTTTCTCTCCTTTTTAACCTTCTGGTGTCTAAACTAATTGAGAACCTTGACCGATCAACGAAGCCTACTCAAACTTACTCAAAGTTGGAAAGTCTGGTCATTCGTAGTGGATCAAGCAATACAGGGTTAAAGGGAAAACCCTTTATTCCTTGGTCAAGGATATCAGGAATTACTTTTCTCATCTTAAATTAAATGACCCATTAATATCGGCATTTAATAACCTACTATTCCCGATTTTATACAATCCTCTTGCCATTCTCTTCCCCGTAAATTCAGGTTTTATATAACCATACTTAGGTAAAGCATCACCATCTAAAGCACTAGATTGGGATGTATAAGATTCTTCCGTAATTATTACTTTTATTCCTTTACTTTTAGGAACAATTCTCGCCTCAATTATTTCCTTTTGTGATGTAGTAATTCTGATGTTACTCATTGACAGGAGATAAATTCGCTTTTTTAAGGCTTTGTTTGAGATTGATTCATGAGTATATGGTAAGAGATTTCGCCCTTTTATGTTATCTTTATATTTAGGAATTGTCGGTTTTCCTAAAAATTTTTCTGGATGTTCATTCCAGGCTCTTACAGCATGAAGGTAACTTGTCCATGATGAATCTAATGTTCTGATAATTTGCGTACTAGCTTTTGTTGGTAAAGCTTTGTAATCATCAGTTTGAGACAATTGGTGATAGAGTTGATTAAAGTTCAATTTCTGGTGGTGTTGAAAGCAATGTTGCCGATAATGGTAATTAGCTAAGTTAAACAAATTTTTAGACAAAAACGCCTTATGATCAATGGACGACCAGAAAGGATGGTTTTTTGTGATGATATGACATTCAACTAGCTTCATGGCTGGATAATACAAGGAAAATAGTATTATGAAAAGTAAGAACCGCCAAAACCTACTCATTATTCGTGTCTAACTAGAAAAATGAGCAAAACTGAGGAAGTTTAGCTAAATTTTTGGTAACTGTATTGATACTCAAAGATATGTCAATTTTTGCTACATTTACATCACTTAGAACCTGAGTTTGACAGGTTAAACGTAAGTCAGTTGTAGGAAAATGTAGACCAAGCGAAATAGCCGCGTTTGATAACGCCAATTCGCTGCTGACAGTTCGCCTATTACTGTAACCGCACAAGTACCACAACTGCCAACTCCTCGACAGACTTTTCACCCTATAATCTGTCACCTGCTATATATTGGCACATCGCCACAAAGTTGTCTCTTAGGTCTCAATTTTATGACCACAACTCCCTCAAATCAACTTTGGCTCTATGACACTACTCTCCGGGATGGTACGCAACGGGAAGGACTATCAGTGTCTATAGAAGATAAGTTACGCATTGCTCACAGACTCGATGAATTAGGCATACCCTTTATTGAAGGTGGTTGGCCAGGAGCTAATCCTAAAGATGTTCAATTTTTCTGGCAACTCCAAGAAAATCCCCTCAAACAAGCAGAAATAGTTACCTTTTGCTCAACTCGTCGTCCTCACTCTACAGCAGCAGAAGAACCAATGCTGCAAGCCATACTGTCTGCGGGTACTCGCTGGGTGACAATTTTTGGTAAGTCTTGGGATTTCCACGTCATTGAAGGACTCAAGACCAGTTTAGAAGAAAACTTAGCCATGATCAGCGATACAATTGCATATCTCCGTTCTCAAGGACGGCGTGTGATTTATGATGCTGAACATTGGTTTGATGGCTACAAACAAAATCCTGACTATGCTCTCCAGACAATAAAGGCAGCCGCAACAGTAGGGGCCGAGTGGTTAGTACTATGTGATACTAATGGTGGTACTTTACCTCATGAAATTACGCGGATCGTTAAAAATGTTGTGTTGGCAACTGGGGACTGGGAACTGGGGACTGGGAATACAGAAAAAACTCTGACCCAATCTCCACTTCCCCAAATCGGAATTCACACCCATAATGATTCAGAGATGGCGGTTGCTAATGCCCTAGCAGCAGTCATGGCAGGAGCGAAGATGGTGCAGGGTACAATCAATGGTTATGGGGAACGCTGTGGTAATGCTAACCTGTGTTCTGTGATTCCCAATTTACAGTTAAAGCTTGATTATAGCTGTATCGGTGAACACCAGCTAAATCAACTTACAGAAACTAGTCGGTTTGTCAGCGAAGTTGTCAATCTTGCGCCTGATGAACACGCGCCTTATGTGGGACGTTCTGCTTTTGCTCACAAAGGTGGTATTCATGTATCTGCGGTAGAACGTAATCCTTTTACTTATGAACATATTCAGCCGGAACAAGTGGGGAATCGTCGCCGCATTGTTATTTCTGAACAGTCTGGTTTAAGTAATGTCATAGCTAAAGCTCGGTCTTTGGGAATGGAATTAGATAAAAATGATCCCCAAGCCCGGCAAATTCTTCAACGTATGAAAGAATTGGAGAGTGAAGGATATCAATTTGAAGCTGCAGAAGCCAGTTTTGCTCTATTAATGTATGAAGCTTTGGGACTGCGAGAACAGTTTTTTGAAGTTAAAGGTTTTCAAGTCCACTGTGATTTAGTAGAGGTGAAAGAAACTACTAATTCTTTAGCAACGGTGAAAGTAGGTGTAAATGGTATAAATATTCTTGAAGCAGCAGAAGGTAATGGACCAGTGGCGGCTTTAGATGATGCTTTACGTAAAGCTTTGGTGAACTTTTATCCGCAAGTTGCCGACTTTGAGTTGACAGATTATAAAGTCAGAATTCTCAACGGAAATACGGGTACAGCAGCAAAAACCCGTGCTTTGGTAGAATCGGGAAATGGTCAACAACGTTGGACAACTGTAGGAGTTTCTACAAATATTTTGGAGGCTTCCTATCAAGCTGTAGTTGAAGGTTTGGAATATGGTTTGTTGTTGAATTTCCAAGCTGAAAAGGCTCTGAAAGTTTAGGATAAATATCTGAATTTTCATTATGATTATGTTTTTGGTGGAAAAGGTGGGATCATATATATCTATATCAGTTTGATGTTTGCCAAATTTATTATTTTCAACAGAGTATTTCATCTATATCAGTGTTACCTAAAATAGACGTATTGCAGAATTAATATTCTGTTATAATGAATGGGGGTTATATTTGTTTTAGCCAAAAGTTAGACTTACACGGTTATATTTAAATTAGGGCTCGCAAATAACACAAAAAAAAAAATATATATAAGATCTAAAACTCTCTATCATACCACAGAAACAATGTTGCCATAGGTCTAATAAATATTAACTTAACTATATTAGTGTTGGTTGTCTGAACCAGGATATCCAGGACTAAAGGATTTACAGGATGATATCACTAGATTATCTAATTAGATGAGATAGCGATCACATACCATTTCTCATCCACAAGATTGTGACCTTATCAAATATATAGCGTCTTGTCACTTTGGGTATTTTACCCAACTGACTAAAAATCACAAACAAATAACAATCCTGTAAATAATGTTTCAGACAATTAATTAATAATGTTGAAATCCGAAAACTTACTATAATATATGGAATATGCGCCAATAAATTTACAAATCTAATATTAGGCATACCCAAAACTCGGAACACTGTCAACCCCCCTGGCTGAAATCACTAAAACTCCTTAAATTATTGACTATATTCTCAATAATAATGAGAATATAGCCACTCTTATTGATAAAAGTATTTTTCCCCAAAATCTCATACAAATAACTTATATATAGCAGAACCCGAATTTTTTTGAAATTATTAAAAACCTTCTCAATTTAGCCAATTAAGGAAATCCAAATCTACAAGTAATTTTTAAATAGTCAGATTATTAAATCATTAGGTAAAGGCGGATGTGGAGAAGTATTTTTAGCTCAACATAGTCAAACCAAGAAACTTGTCGCACTCAAAATCATGTTACCTGTCGTTGCTGCTCAAGAAATGGGTGTGAAAATATTTTTCAGAGAAACAGAAAACACCAAATATTGACAAATATTGATGTGATGTGATGGTAAAATGGTACTAAAAATTGGACCTTATGGTTTAGCTAAAGCCTTTGATTTAGCAGGTTTAAGTGGGCGAACTTTCACATGGACAAAAATGGGAACACCTGTATTTATGTCTCGCCAATAAGTCCTAGACTTTAAACACGCATTACCAGAAGTTTATGTTTGGGCGAGTGCCGCTTGTCTATAAAATATGTTAACGGGATATTTCCCCCGTGATTTTGTTGGTGATTCTTAGGCTTCTGTGTTGAGAAATGATCCTGTACCCATTCGTCAACGTGATAGTCATATTCCTGAAAAGTTAGCAAAAGTGATAGATTGAGCTTTAACAGAAAAACCGCAAATTCAACTTCAAACCGCAGCACAATTTAATTTAAGGAGGCGTTGGTAAAAACTCGATGAATTTAGGGAAAACTTTCCCAAGCTTGGGCAACCAACTTGCTTAACCAGCGTCGTTGTTGTCTATCTAACACCAGATCATCTTCTAAGACCTCGGCAGTTAATTCTTCTAAGGATTGACCCTGAGCGCGGACAAGTTTGACTACTCCGGCAATTACCGCAGCTACCAGTTCTTCATCAACTGGCTGTTGTCGGAGTGCGAAAATTTCTTGGGGACTGTCTGGGATAGGATAATTCATGGTATGAGTTTACAGAATTTCCAAAATGATTAATAAATTTAACAAACTATTAAAGTTTCTTAATTAAATCTTGATGCAACTGATAGGGCGGAGTGTAACGTACTTTCTGCCTTTGTCAAATCTTTCTTAGTGAGTAGATTGATGGGAGATGTCAACAGAATATGAAAGAGATTCTTTATGTAGAAGTTCCTACTCCAGATACTGGGGCTGTACGCAACTGGCTACAAGTGGATTTTGCACCAGGTAATGGAGAGAAATTGCTTACCCCAGAAGGTTTTCGCTTGAGAAACCCTGGTGTGTCTGTGACGGAGAGTATACCAGATGAACTGTCTATATTTGTCTGGTCGGTACAGCGTACTACTTATCTCAAGGTATTCCGTTGGGCAGATAAACCTTTTGCTAATGAGAGGCAAATTCTTCAACGTCTAACGACAGGAATCCGCAGCCGCTTTCCCCATAGTTATCCACAACCGCCGGAAATTGATGCTCAAAAGTCAATTTTCGCAGAGTTAGAACCTTATTATCCCCTAACTGTCAAGTATTTTCAGAAAATGCCAAATGGGGAATATGATCTGAAGCGTGCTTACTGGTGGGAGCAACGTTGGCGTGAAGGGGTGAGAAATCCTCAGCAGCCCCGTCAGGTGTTATTTTCTGGTCAAGGGGAAGAGGGAAACGAAAGTCCCAATCTTCAATATGACCTTATTTATATTGGTGGTGCTTTAGGTTCAATTCATGCGGCTTTGATGGCAAAGTTGGGCTATAAGGTGCTATTGGTGGAACGTTTGCCGTTTGGCAGGATGAACCGGGAATGGAATATTTCTCGTGATGAAATTCAAAGTTTGGTAAATCTGGGTTTGCTGACAAGTGCTGAGTTAGAAAGCATTATTGCTAGGGAGTATAAAGACGGTTTCAATAAATTTTTTGATGCCAATAATCCTTCTGGCCTGAAAGCGCCGATTCTGCACACGCCGACGGTGCTAAATATCGCTTTGGATTCAGATAAGTTGCTGCAAGTATGTGGAGAAAAACTCAAAGGTGCTGGTGGTGATATCTGGGATGAAACTGAGTTTATTCGGGCTGATATCAGCGATGCACAGGTAAGTATTACTGTCAAGCATTTACCTAGCGGTAATGAGCAGGAAGTGAGTGGAAGATTGCTGGTGGATGCAATGGGAACTGCTTCTCCTATTGCTTGGCAATTAAATGGTGGTAGGGCTTTTGATAGTGTGTGTCCAACTGTGGGAGCAGTAATTGAGAACGGGTTTGAGCATGGTGTGTGGGATGTTCAGTATGGAGATGTTCTCTACAGCCACGGGGATATTTCTCGAAGTAGACAGTTGATTTGGGAGTTGTTTCCTGGGGTTGAGGAGGAACTAACAATTTATCTGTTTCATTACCATGAGGTGAATGGGGAAAATCCTGGTTCTTTGTTGGAGATGTATGAGGACTTTTTCATGATTTTGCCGGAGTATCGCCGCTGTGATATGGATAAGCTGGTGTGGAAGAAGCCGACTTTTGGCTATATACCAGGGCATTTTAGTGTAAGTAATAGAGATCGCACCATTGCCTTTGATAGATTAATTGCTATTGGTGATGCTGCTTCCCTTCAGTCTCCCCTGATTTTTACAGGTTTTGGTTCTCTCGTTCGCAACCTAGAACGGTTAACTACCCTATTAAATACAGCCCTGAAACACAACCTATTGAGTTTTCAGTACTTAAATCAAATTCGTGCCTACCAAAGTAACGTTTCCGTGACTTGGTTATTTTCCAAAGGAATGATGGTTCCCACAGGGAAATTTATCCCGCCCCAAAGGGTAAACTCCATGCTCAATACCTTCTTTGGTTTATTAGCAGATGAACCCCCAGAAGTGGTAGATAATTTCATGAAAGATCGTTGCGATTGGTTAACTTTTAACCGTTTAGCCTTGAAAGCAGCCAGGAAAAATCCTGCTTTACTGCTGTGGATATGGCAAATGGCTGGGTTAAAAGACTTACTGAGGTGGTTTGGTAATTATTTCAACTTTGGTCGTCACGCCCTTATTAGCCTTTTGTTAAGTAGATGGTTTTCAGACTTCCTGAAATCAAGTCAATCTTGGTTAGAACCCCGTTATCCCGGATTATGGTTGCAATTATTAACCATTAATTATGGAATTTCTACTGGTAAACCACAGCGGCATAATCAGGTAGTTAAAGTTAACTCAAAAGCAGTAACTCAAATTGGTCATTAGTAATTAGTCATTGGTCATTGTTCATTGGTAGGACGTAAGACGTAAGACCTAGAAGGTTAATTTCCCCAATTGACTGTTAACTGTTAACTGTCACCTGTCACTTGCTATAGATTCTTCAGCATTGACCTTTGATTGATGATTCTGGGGGGGGAAAACTTGGTAATTCCACAGATGCTAAGGATTTACGTCCCTTGGGTGGACGCTGGGGATAAATCAACGGAGAAGGTGATTTATTTTCTGGGTGATATTCACCCATTGGTTCTAGGGAAAAATTATGTAAAGGCAATTTAGAGGATGTAGACGATGAAACTTCAGCCCAAGAGTCCTCACTATCTCCTGCATTTATCTGTTTATGTGGAAAAGTAGGAGTTATTGGTGGTTCATTAGTTGGAGAGATTAACAAATTTTCTGCTCCAGCACCATAATTTATTTCCACTTCTAAATTCCCTCCTATTATCCTTTTTGGTTCTTCAGCATTTTCCGTAGTAGACGCTGAAGTTTCCCTGATTGACAAATTAGTTTGATGATTGTTTGGAGTATCTCCCGTAGTAAGTGGAGTTACTGATGTCGATTGGGAGGTAAAAAACATTTGAATAAGACTCTCTAACTGCTGGTCTAGTTGGGAAGAACCAGAAGACGCAGTTTCTGATGTAATTAATTCATCAACTTTTAAAGAGGCAGCGATTTTTGTGGATGTGAGAGTATTGTCTTCATCTGAACACAGATCAGAAGATTCTGAAATGGGAGCAGAGTAATTTTTTTCGTGAGGGGATGGAGTTGAAGATTCTACCCAGGAATTATCGGTAAGCTGGTGTAATCCCCCACAGGCATCACTGACAAAATCTGATTCTGCTGACCAAGGTTTAATAGGCTGTGCATTGGGAAACAAAGATCGTGCTTTTCTAGAGAATCTTGTGTGTCCACCAGTTACGTCGTGGGGATGATGAGCTTTGTCTTCTAGGGTGTCATAGTTAGGAACGGAGGTATCTAGACATTTTTCTAAAGCCGCTTTAAATTGCAGCGTTTGACGTTGTTGACGCATCAGTCGAGTCCGCAATTCGCGACCAGTATTTTCTGAGTGTAATAGCTGCTGAGACTGTTCACTGTAATTAGTTTGT
It encodes the following:
- the thiO gene encoding glycine oxidase ThiO — encoded protein: MTSDVLIIGGGIIGLACAVEMKLRGANVTVLCRDHSAAASYAAAGMLAPDAENIANEAMLSLCWRARALYPDWTSKLEELTGLNTGYWPCGILAPLYKKPGEHEVSQRAIPYADRGSRGAEVKKEFIPSPQSPAYWLDKDPIHEYQPGLGVDVLGGWWYPEDGQVDNRALVKVLRNAAVSLGVEFKDGVTVEAIAQQQGEVIGVQTNIGLLRADHYLLAAGAWVNQLLPLPVRPRKGQMLRLGVPEFVTELPLTRVLFGDNIYIVPRRVVSGERSYRSIILGATSEDVGFTPDNTPAGIQSLLQAATRLFPQLQNYPIQEMWWGFRPATPDELPILGDSHCRNLTFATGHHRNGILLAPVTAVLIGDLILSQKTDPLLTNFHYSRFQNQSSTTTSMLTHPANFTNGHSKNLSLQAAELKLQDSGLIIAGKTFHSRLITGTGKYRSTGVMQKSVAASGCQIVTVAVRRVQTNAPGHEGLAEALDWGKIWMLPNTAGCQTAEEAIRVARLGREMAKLLGQEDNNFVKLEVIPDSKYLLPDPIGTLQAAEQLVKEGFAVLPYINADPMLAKRLEDVGSATVMPLAAPIGSGQGLKTTANIQIIIENATIPVVVDAGIGEPSDAAQAMELGADALLINSAIALAENSPAMAYAMNLATVAGRMAYLAGRMPMKDYASASSPLTGTITG
- the cimA gene encoding citramalate synthase, with the protein product MTTTPSNQLWLYDTTLRDGTQREGLSVSIEDKLRIAHRLDELGIPFIEGGWPGANPKDVQFFWQLQENPLKQAEIVTFCSTRRPHSTAAEEPMLQAILSAGTRWVTIFGKSWDFHVIEGLKTSLEENLAMISDTIAYLRSQGRRVIYDAEHWFDGYKQNPDYALQTIKAAATVGAEWLVLCDTNGGTLPHEITRIVKNVVLATGDWELGTGNTEKTLTQSPLPQIGIHTHNDSEMAVANALAAVMAGAKMVQGTINGYGERCGNANLCSVIPNLQLKLDYSCIGEHQLNQLTETSRFVSEVVNLAPDEHAPYVGRSAFAHKGGIHVSAVERNPFTYEHIQPEQVGNRRRIVISEQSGLSNVIAKARSLGMELDKNDPQARQILQRMKELESEGYQFEAAEASFALLMYEALGLREQFFEVKGFQVHCDLVEVKETTNSLATVKVGVNGINILEAAEGNGPVAALDDALRKALVNFYPQVADFELTDYKVRILNGNTGTAAKTRALVESGNGQQRWTTVGVSTNILEASYQAVVEGLEYGLLLNFQAEKALKV
- a CDS encoding NAD(P)/FAD-dependent oxidoreductase, yielding MKEILYVEVPTPDTGAVRNWLQVDFAPGNGEKLLTPEGFRLRNPGVSVTESIPDELSIFVWSVQRTTYLKVFRWADKPFANERQILQRLTTGIRSRFPHSYPQPPEIDAQKSIFAELEPYYPLTVKYFQKMPNGEYDLKRAYWWEQRWREGVRNPQQPRQVLFSGQGEEGNESPNLQYDLIYIGGALGSIHAALMAKLGYKVLLVERLPFGRMNREWNISRDEIQSLVNLGLLTSAELESIIAREYKDGFNKFFDANNPSGLKAPILHTPTVLNIALDSDKLLQVCGEKLKGAGGDIWDETEFIRADISDAQVSITVKHLPSGNEQEVSGRLLVDAMGTASPIAWQLNGGRAFDSVCPTVGAVIENGFEHGVWDVQYGDVLYSHGDISRSRQLIWELFPGVEEELTIYLFHYHEVNGENPGSLLEMYEDFFMILPEYRRCDMDKLVWKKPTFGYIPGHFSVSNRDRTIAFDRLIAIGDAASLQSPLIFTGFGSLVRNLERLTTLLNTALKHNLLSFQYLNQIRAYQSNVSVTWLFSKGMMVPTGKFIPPQRVNSMLNTFFGLLADEPPEVVDNFMKDRCDWLTFNRLALKAARKNPALLLWIWQMAGLKDLLRWFGNYFNFGRHALISLLLSRWFSDFLKSSQSWLEPRYPGLWLQLLTINYGISTGKPQRHNQVVKVNSKAVTQIGH